A window of the Juglans microcarpa x Juglans regia isolate MS1-56 chromosome 5D, Jm3101_v1.0, whole genome shotgun sequence genome harbors these coding sequences:
- the LOC121264655 gene encoding cell division cycle protein 48 homolog: MANQAESSDSKGTKRDFSTAILERKKAPNRLVVDEAINDDNSVVTLHPDTMEKLQLFRGDTILIKGKKRKDTICIALADDACDEPKIRMNKVVRSNLRVRLGDVVSVHQCADVKYGKRVHILPVDDTIEGVTGNLFDAYLKPYFLEAYRPVRKGDLFLVRGGMRSVEFKVIETDPPEYCVVAPDTEIFCEGEPVRREDENRLDEVGYDDVGGVRKQMAQIRELVELPLRHPQLFKSIGVKPPKGILLYGPPGSGKTLIARAVANETGAFFFCINGPEIMSKLAGESESNLRKAFEEAEKNAPSIIFIDEIDSIAPKREKTHGEVERRIVSQLLTLMDGLKSRAHVIVIGATNRPNSIDPALRRFGRFDREIDIGVPDEVGRLEVLRIHTKNMKLAEDVDLERIAKDTHGYVGADLAALCTEAALQCIREKMDVIDLEDETIDAEILNSMAVTNEHFQTALGTSNPSALRETVVEVPNVSWEDIGGLENVKRELQETVQYPVEHPEKFEKFGMSPSKGVLFYGPPGCGKTLLAKAIANECQANFISVKGPELLTMWFGESEANVREIFDKARQSAPCVLFFDELDSIATQRGSSVGDAGGAADRVLNQLLTEMDGMSAKKTVFIIGATNRPDIIDPALLRPGRLDQLIYIPLPDEESRFQIFKSCLRKSPVSKDVDLRALAKYTQGFSGADITEICQRACKYAIRENIEKDIERERRGKENPEAMEEDIEDEVAEIKAAHFEESMKYARRSVSDADIRKYQAFAQTLQQSRGFGTEFRFADNPSTGAAASDPFATSAAGADDDDLYS, translated from the exons ATGGCCAATCAAGCGGAATCGTCTGACTC TAAGGGAACGAAGAGGGACTTCAGCACGGCGATCCTGGAGCGCAAGAAGGCCCCGAATCGGCTTGTTGTGGACGAGGCAATCAACGATGACAACTCGGTCGTCACGCTCCACCCAGATACCATGGAAAAGCTCCAGCTGTTCCGGGGCGACACGATCCTGATCAAG gggaagaaaaggaaagataCCATCTGCATTGCTCTTGCTGATGATGCATGTGATGAACCAAAGATAAGGATGAACAAGGTTGTGAGAAGCAACCTGAGGGTTAGGCTTGGAGATGTCGTTTCTGTTCACCAGTGTGCAGATGTCAAGTATGGAAAGCGCGTGCACATACTTCCCGTTGATGATACCATTGAAGGGGTCACCGGCAATCTATTTGATGCGTATTTGAAAC CTTATTTCCTGGAGGCATACCGCCCAGTGAGGAAGGGTGATTTATTCCTTGTGAGAGGGGGAATGAGAAGTGTAGAGTTCAAGGTTATTGAGACTGACCCACCAGAGTACTGTGTGGTTGCCCCAGACACAGAGATCTTCTGTGAGGGAGAACCTGTGAGAAGGGAGGATGAGAATAGACTGGATGAAGTTGGTTATGACGATGTTGGTGGTGTTAGGAAACAGATGGCACAGATTCGTGAATTAGTGGAGCTGCCCCTAAGGCATCCACAACTATTTAAATCGATAGGTGTCAAGCCACCAAAAGGAATTCTGTTGTATGGACCCCCTGGGTCTGGGAAGACTCTAATTGCCCGGGCTGTTGCCAATGAAACTGGTGCCTTCTTTTTCTGCATCAACGGACCTGAGATCATGTCAAAATTGGCCGGGGAAAGTGAGAGCAACCTCAGGAAAGCATTTGAGGAAGCAGAGAAGAATGCTCCGTCCATCATTTTCATTGATGAGATTGACTCTATTGCTCCTAAGCGAGAGAAGACTCATGGAGAAGTTGAGAGGAGAATTGTTTCTCAGCTCTTGACACTTATGGATGGGTTGAAATCTCGAGCACATGTTATTGTCATTGGGGCTACAAATCGTCCCAATAGCATTGACCCTGCTTTGAGAAGGTTTGGAAGATTTGACAGGGAAATAGATATTGGTGTCCCAGATGAAGTTGGACGTCTTGAGGTTCTCCGTATCCATACAAAGAACATGAAGCTTGCTGAAGAT GTTGATTTAGAAAGAATTGCTAAGGATACCCATGGTTATGTTGGTGCTGATCTAGCAGCTCTATGTACTGAGGCCGCACTTCAATGCATTAGAGAAAAGATGGATGTGATCGACTTAGAAGATGAGACAATTGATGCGGAGATACTTAATTCAATGGCCGTTACAAATGAGCACTTCCAAACAGCTCTTGGTACAAGCAATCCATCTGCTCTTCGTGAAACT GTTGTTGAAGTGCCCAATGTCAGTTGGGAGGATATTGGAGGTCTCGAGAATGTTAAGAGGGAACTTCAAGAG ACTGTTCAATACCCAGTGGAGCATCCTGAGAAATTTGAGAAGTTTGGAATGTCACCATCTAAGGGAGTTCTTTTCTATGGCCCTCCTGGATGTGGGAAAACACTGCTGGCCAAAgctattgctaatgaatgccaGGCAAACTTTATCAGTGTCAAGGGTCCTGAGTTGCTTACGATGTGGTTTGGAGAGAGTGAAGCCAATGTACGTGAAATATTTGACAAGGCCCGCCAATCTGCTCCTTGTGTTCTATTCTTTGATGAACTTGACTCAATTGCTACTCAG AGAGGTAGCAGTGTAGGAGATGCTGGGGGTGCTGCTGATAGGGTTTTGAACCAACTGTTGACAGAAATGGATGGCATGTCTGCAAAGAAAACTGTATTCATCATTGGTGCCACCAACAGACCTGATATTATAGATCCTGCACTCCTGCGACCTGGTCGTCTTGATCAGTTGATCTACATCCCTCTTCCTGACGAGGAGTCCCGCTTCCAGATATTTAAGTCTTGCTTGAGGAAATCTCCAGTTTCCAAAGATGTTGATCTCAGAGCTCTTGCCAAGTATACTCAAGGCTTTAGCGGTGCTGACATTACAGAGATATGCCAGCGtgcatgcaaatatgccataAGAGAGAACATTGAGAAA GATATTGAGAGGGAAAGGAGGGGAAAAGAGAATCCTGAGGCAATGGAGGAGGATATTGAGGATGAAGTGGCAGAGATCAAGGCAGCCCATTTTGAGGAATCAATGAAGTATGCTCGGAGGAGTGTGAGTGATGCTGACATTCGTAAATACCAGGCATTTGCTCAAACATTGCAGCAATCAAGAGGGTTTGGAACTGAGTTTAGGTTTGCCGATAACCCTTCTACTGGGGCCGCTGCATCTGACCCTTTTGCAACTTCTGCTGCTGGCGCAGACGATGATGACCTTTACAGTTAG